A stretch of Lactuca sativa cultivar Salinas chromosome 6, Lsat_Salinas_v11, whole genome shotgun sequence DNA encodes these proteins:
- the LOC111903873 gene encoding uncharacterized protein LOC111903873: MAAAASLHTASLSSSSTLLQHNRRSTLSVRSVFPIPAFNSRRSCTQIRASFTDFSASPNTGGRTELDALSRFSEVVPDTVVFDDFERFPPTAATVSSSLLLGICSLPDTAFKGAVDTALADKHCYGLESPEARMTCFVNKALVNVGGELSKLVPGRVSTEVDARLAYDTHAIVGKVENLLNLYNSIDVPAERLLFKIPATWQGIEAARLLESEGIQTHMTFVYSFSQAAAAAQAGASVIQIFVGRLRDWARNHSGDPEIEAALKRGEDPGLALVTKAYNYIHKYGHKSKLMVASVRNKQDVFNLLGVDYIITPLKILQALKESTTPDDDKYTFVERLSSKSAFAYNFTEEELVKWDQLKFASAMGPAALELLAAGMDGYSDQAKRVEELFGKIWPPPNV, from the exons ATGGCAGCAGCTGCTTCTCTCCACACTGCTTCACTCTCCTCTTCTTCCACTCTCCTTCAG CACAACAGAAGATCAACACTCTCTGTTCGATCCGTATTCCCGATTCCCGCCTTCAACTCTCGCAGATCATGCACTCAAATCCGAGCCTCCTTCACCGATTTCTCTGCTTCTCCCAACACCG GTGGAAGGACTGAATTAGATGCTCTATCACGCTTTAGCGAAGTCGTTCCGGATACTGTTGTCTTCGATGATTTCGAGAG GTTTCCTCCAACTGCTGCAACTGTTAGTTCATCTCTTCTATTAGGCATTTGCAGCCTCCCTGATACAGCTTTCAAG GGTGCTGTGGATACTGCATTAGCAGATAAACACTGCTATGGTCTAGAGAGCCCTGAAGCTCGCATGACATGTTTTGTGAACAAG GCTTTAGTAAATGTTGGTGGTGAGCTATCAAAGCTAGTACCTGGTCGTGTTTCAACTGAAGTTGATGCTCGTTTAGCATATGACACCCATGCTATTGTTGGAAAG GTTGAGAACCTGTTGAATTTGTACAATAGTATTGATGTCCCTGCTGAGAGATTGTTGTTCAAAATCCCTGCCACGTGGCAA GGAATTGAAGCAGCAAGATTGTTGGAATCTGAGGGTATACAAACACATATGACTTTTGTATACAG CTTTTCTCAAGCTGCAGCTGCTGCTCAAGCTGGTGCTTCTGTTATTCAAATATTTGTGGGTCGCCTTAGG GATTGGGCTCGCAACCACAGTGGTGATCCTGAAATAGAAGCTGCTCTTAAAAGAGGAGAAGATCCTGGATTGGCTTTG GTGACAAAAGCTTATAATTATATTCACAAATACGGGCATAAATCCAAATTAATGGTTGCTTCGGTTCGAAACAAACAGGATGTTTTCAATCTTTTAGG GGTGGATTATATAATCACTCCTTTGAAGATATTACAAGCATTAAAGGAATCCACTACTCCTGATGATGATAAATATACATTTGTGGAAAGACTCTCCTCAAAATCAGCTTTTGCGTATAACTTTACTGAAGAAGAG ttggtgaagtggGACCAACTTAAGTTTGCGTCTGCGATGGGGCCCGCGGCATTGGAACTTTTGGCGGCGGGGATGGATGGTTATTCGGACCAAGCAAAAAGGGTGGAAGAGTTATTTGGAAAAATATGGCCACCACCAAATGTTTGA
- the LOC128126912 gene encoding uncharacterized protein LOC128126912 — protein MLNKNREKGHEHLYRDYIADNCIYRSKDFKRIFRLSKNMFLRIVNAFESRYEFFQLRYDARGRRGFTTLQKCAMAIPLMAMGESPDSMDDYMRMSERTTRESLYTLSRGVVETFGDVYLRKPSLHDLQELYVLHEERHEFRGMIGSIDCTHWKWKIVR, from the exons ATGTTAAACAAAAATCGTGAGAAAGGACACGAGCATCTATATCGCGATTATATTGCAGATAATTGTATATACAGGTCGAAGGACTTCAAAAGAATATTTCGTTTGAGTAAGAATATGTTCCTACGGATCGTCAACGCCTTCGAAAGCCG gTATGAATTTTTTCAATTGAGATATGATGCTAGAGGTAGACGAGGGTTTACAACATTACAGAAATGTGCCATGGCCATTCCTTTGATGGCTATGGGGGAGTCACCCGACTCCATGGACGACTACATGAGAATGTCCGAAAGAACTACAAGGGAGAGTTTGTATACATTATCAAGGGGTGTTGTTGAAACATTTGGAGACGTGTATTTACGGAAACCTTCGTTGCATGATTTGCAAGAATTGTATGTGTTGCATGAAGAACGCCATGAGTTTCGTGGAATGATCGGAAGCATTGATTGCACACACTGGAAATGGAAAATTGTCCGGTAG